In Thermithiobacillus plumbiphilus, the genomic window GGACGGCGGCAGCTGGCGTGCACCCGCCAGCCGGCATCCAGATATTGTCGGGTGAATTCCAGCCCCAGTCCCTTGTCGCTGCCGGTGATCAAAATTGCATTCATGAACGCCTCCTCTGTGATGCGTGGAAAATCTGCATGGCGGTACAGCCCCCTAGCCGCAAGTCTGCATCATGGATAAGCTGACACTTCGCCCCGGCGGATGTTTCATCCGATAAACACGGGATATATTGCCGACCGCGGTTCCCGGCTCTAAGATTAGCGCCCATGACCACTAAAACCCGTTTCGCACCCAGCCCCACCGGGCTCATTCATCTGGGTAACCTGCGTACCGCGCTTTTTTCCTGGCTGGCGGCGCACAAGCTAGGCGGCAAGTTCGTGCTGCGCATCGAGGATACCGATGCCGAGCGCTCGCGGCTCGAGTATGTGACAGCACTCATGGCGGATCTGCACTGGCTCGGGCTGGACTGGCAGGAAGGACCGGAAGTGGAGGGGCCGCAGGCGCCCTATTTCCAGTCCCGGCGCGATGCCATCTACCAGGGTTTCTATGCCGTCCTGGAAGCCCAGGGCAACGCCTATCCCTGCTACTGCACGCCCGAGGAACTGGCCCTGTCGCGCAAGCTGCAACTGAGCCAGGGCCGGGCGCCACGCTATGCCGGTACCTGCCGGCATCTCGACGCCAACGGGCGTGCCGCGCATGAGGCCGTCGGCCGCCAGCCCACCCTGCGCTTTCGCGTGCCCGATGATGAGGAAATCGGCTTCGATGATGCCGTGCGCGGACCGCAGCGCTTTGCCAGCGCAGATATTGGCGACTTCATCATCCGCCGCGCCGATGGCAGTCCGGCTTTTTTCTTCTGCAATGCCGTGGACGATGCCCTCATGGGCATCACCCTGGTGCTGCGCGGTGAGGACCACCTGAGCAACACCCCGCGCCAGATCCTGATCCTCCAGGCCCTGAATCTGCCAGTACCGCAGTATGGGCATATGGCGCTGATCGTGGGGGAGGACGGTCAGCCCCTGTCCAAGCGCAACGGCTCGCGCACGGTCGAGGAACTGCGCGCCAGCGGATTTTTTCCGGAGGCCCTCAATAATTATCTTACGCGTCTCGGGCACCCACTGGAAAGCGAGGCCCTGCTGGGTCTGGAGGCGCTGGCGGCGCAGTTCAAGGTGGAGCGCCTGAGCCGCTCACCGGCGCGTTTCGATGCCCAGCAGCTTGCCTTCTGGCAACACCAGGCCCTGTTGAATCTGCCCTGGCAGCGCGTCTGGGACTGGATGGCGCCTGAAGTAGATGGTCTCGTGCCCGAATCCGCGCGCGAGGCCTTCGTGGCAGCGGTGCGCCCGAACCTCTCGATTCCCGAAGATGCCGCGCTCTGGGCGGCGGTCTGCTTTGGCGAGCCGGCCATCGCACCGGACGCCGAGGGCATCCTGCAATCCACTTCAAAAGGCTTCTGGCAGTTCGCGCTGTCCGGCTTGGCTGACAGCGGCACCGATTTCAAGGCATTGGCAAAATCAGTTTCCGCCTTGAGCGGTCAGAAGGGCAAGGCACTTTTTCTGCCGCTGCGCGTTGCCCTGACCGGGCAGACCCACGGACCTGAACTCGCGGCCCTCTTGCCCCTCATTGGCGGCGAACGCGCCGCCGCCCGCCTGCACACCGCGCTGGAGATGGCCCATGCAGATCTATAATACACTTACCCGTCGCAAGGACCCGCTCACACCCATCGAGCCCAATCACGTGCGCATGTACGTCTGCGGCATGACGGTCTACGATTTCTGCCACTTCGGTCATGCGCGGGTGATGATCACCTTCGATCTGGTGGCGCGCTACCTGCGTGCCCGCGGCCTGAAGGTCACCTATGTCCGCAACATCACCGATATCGACGACAAGATCATCCGCCGCGCCGCCGAGAACCAGGAGTCCATCGAGGCCCTGACGCAGCGCTTCATCGATGCCATGCACGAGGACGAGCGTGCCCTCAATGTGCAGGCGCCCAATCTGGAGCCGCGCGCCACCCTGCATGTGCCGAACATGATCGAGATGATCGCGACCCTGATCGACAAGGGCCACGCCTACGCCGCCGCCAATGGTGATATCTATTATGCCGTGCGCAGCTTTGCCGATTACGGCAAGCTCTCCGGCAAGAGCCTGGACGACCTGGAGGCCGGTGCGCGTGTCGAACTTGATGAGGCCAAGCGCGACCCGCTCGACTTCGTGCTCTGGAAGGCGGCCAAGCCCGGCGAGCCGGCCTGGGATTCGCCCTGGGGCGCGGGGCGGCCCGGCTGGCATATCGAATGTTCGGCCATGAGCATCGACGCCCTGGGAGCGCATTTCGACATCCACGGCGGCGGCATGGACCTGCAGTTTCCTCATCACGAAAACGAGATTGCCCAGAGCGAGGGCGCGACCGGCTGCCACTTCGCCAACATCTGGATGCACAACGGCTTTGTCAGGATCAACGAAGAGAAAATGTCCAAGTCCCTGGGCAATTTCTTCAGCATCCGCGAGCTCCTGCCGCGCTATGGCGGCGAAGTCATCCGCTTTTTTGTGCTTTCAAGCCACTATCGCAGCCCCTTGCATTATTCCGAGGAAAATCTCGAAATTGCCAAAAATGGCCTGACCCGGCTCTACACCGCGCTCAGGGATGTCGAGCCCGCGATCTATGTGTCGCTCGAAGAGATACCGGCGGGACTGTCCGCCTGGCGTGAGCGCTTCATCGCCGCCATGGACGACGACCTCAATACCCCCGAGGCCCTGGCGGTGCTCTTTGATCTTGCCCATGAGGTGCATCGTGCCCGCGCCAGTGATCCGGCGCGGGCCGCCCGGTTCGCCGGTCTTTTGAAATATGCCGGGGACATGCTGGGGTTCTTGCAGGAAGATCCGCTTGCCTTTCTGCAGGGAGGGGCGGGTGCGGTGCTGGATGCTGATCGCATCGAGGATATGATCGCCCAACGCGCGGCCGCCAAGAAAAACAGGGATTATGCCGAGGCCGACCGGATTCGCGCGCAGCTGCTGGAAGAGGGAATCGTGCTGGAGGACTCCGCTCAGGGAACCAGCTGGCGACGCGGCTGAGGGCTGGGTCGTTTTCGCTAACTCGCCGCCTCGGCGTATCTGGCGATCACTTCGTTGTGCCTGAGCCAGAAATGGCAGGCCATGTGCATGGCATCCCGGAAGGCCTCGTAGCTGACCGGCTTGCGCATGAAAGCGTTGGCCCCGATCTGGTAAGCCCTTTCGATGTCGCTGTTTTCCGAGGAGGTCGACATGACCACTACGGGAGTGAAGCAGGTGCTTTGATTCTCCCGGATTGCCCGAAGGACCTCGAAACCGGAGACCTTCGGCAATTTCAGGTCCAGCAGGATCAGGTCCGGTGTCTTCAGGTGGGAAAGCGGTTCTGGCGGGAAAAGCATGCTCAGGGCCTCTGCGCCGTCATGCGCCACCCTCAGCAACACATCCTTGAGAGCCTTCTCGCAACTGCGACGTGCCAGTGTTTCGTCATCCGGATTGTCTTCCACCAAAAGTAAATATTTCTGGGTCACGCCCTTTCCCCCTCTTACTGCCCATTGCAGCCCCTCTTTTAATTCAACTTACTCTAGCAAGGCCCTGATCGGCTGGCATCCGATGATGGTTTTCCGCCTTAATTACCAGAAGCGCTTTGCCAATGCCCATATAGGGAGTTTTCTACGGTTGAGGCCTCGCTTGCCAGCGATATTCTTCGTCTGCTAAGTTTCCGGACCTGCATCAGCAGATAACAATATGTTTATAAGTAAGAGGGAGACATGCGTAAATTCTTATTCCTATCGAGTCTGGCCCTGGCCAGCACATTGGGCCTTGCAGGTCCCGCCAGCGCCGAAGAGGGTGGTCAGCGGATCGCCACTCAGGGCAATGGCAAGGGCGCCACGGCCTGCATGAGTTGTCACCAGGCCGATGGCGCAGGCCTGGAATCGGCTGGTTTCCCGCGCCTTGCCGGCCTGAACCCTGATTATCTTGCAGCGCAGTTGGAGGCGTTCCAGACCGGCACCCGCAAGAACCCGATCATGACGCCCATCGCAAAAGCGTTGTCCGGGCCAGAGCGGCTCTCGGTCGCCGCCTACTATGCCGCGCAGCAGGCGCCGTACAAACCGCTGTCAGCAGGTGTTGCGGAGAACGCGCGTGGCAAGGCCCTGGCGCGTGTCGGCGACTGGCGCCAGCGCGACCTGCCGGCCTGCCTTCAGTGCCACGGCCCCAATGCTGCTGGTGTGGGCAGCAGCTTTCCCGCGCTGGCAGGACAACATGCCAGCTATATCCAGGCCCAGCTCAATGCCTGGAAACAGGGTGATCGCCGCAATGATCCCGGTGGATTGATGAAGGCGGTCGCCGACAAGCTCGACGCCGCGGACATCCGCGCCGTTGCCGCCTACCTTGCGGTCCTGCCAGCAGCATCCGCGGTATCAGCCCTATCCGCTTCAGATTCACAGTAATCGCTTTCCAGGAGCAACAATGAAACAAACAAGCATGATCCGCGCGGGCCTGCTCGCGCTCGCGGGATTTTACCTGCTGACAGGTGTGCAGCAGAACGCCTCGGCCGAAGCGAAAATGCAAACCAGACATCTGGCAGTTGCGCACAAGCCGGTCGTCAAAGGCGCGGCCTACTTCATCCCGCCCCAGGAAATTCCGCATGACGAGTTCGGCAAGCTGGTCCGCCAGGGGGAACAGATCTTCCTGGATACGCCGACCTATGCCAAAGGCTACGCCGGCAATGGCCTGAGCTGCGCCAACTGCCATCTGGATCGCGGCCGGCGCGCGAACTCCGCGCCCATGTGGGCCGCCTATGTGGCCTACCCGGCCTATCGCAGCAAGAACAAGCACGTCAACACCTTTCAGGAGCGCCTGCAGGGCTGTTTCAAGTTCAGCATGAACGGTAAGCCACCGGCTGCGGACAGCGAAGTCATGAATGCGCTGACCACCTATGCCTACTGGATGGCCAAGGGTGCTCCCACCGGCGACAGCAAGATGGCCGGGCGCGGTTATCTGAAGCTGGAGAAGCCGCCGCTTCAGGC contains:
- a CDS encoding response regulator, which codes for MTQKYLLLVEDNPDDETLARRSCEKALKDVLLRVAHDGAEALSMLFPPEPLSHLKTPDLILLDLKLPKVSGFEVLRAIRENQSTCFTPVVVMSTSSENSDIERAYQIGANAFMRKPVSYEAFRDAMHMACHFWLRHNEVIARYAEAAS
- the cysS gene encoding cysteine--tRNA ligase, with the protein product MQIYNTLTRRKDPLTPIEPNHVRMYVCGMTVYDFCHFGHARVMITFDLVARYLRARGLKVTYVRNITDIDDKIIRRAAENQESIEALTQRFIDAMHEDERALNVQAPNLEPRATLHVPNMIEMIATLIDKGHAYAAANGDIYYAVRSFADYGKLSGKSLDDLEAGARVELDEAKRDPLDFVLWKAAKPGEPAWDSPWGAGRPGWHIECSAMSIDALGAHFDIHGGGMDLQFPHHENEIAQSEGATGCHFANIWMHNGFVRINEEKMSKSLGNFFSIRELLPRYGGEVIRFFVLSSHYRSPLHYSEENLEIAKNGLTRLYTALRDVEPAIYVSLEEIPAGLSAWRERFIAAMDDDLNTPEALAVLFDLAHEVHRARASDPARAARFAGLLKYAGDMLGFLQEDPLAFLQGGAGAVLDADRIEDMIAQRAAAKKNRDYAEADRIRAQLLEEGIVLEDSAQGTSWRRG
- a CDS encoding c-type cytochrome gives rise to the protein MKQTSMIRAGLLALAGFYLLTGVQQNASAEAKMQTRHLAVAHKPVVKGAAYFIPPQEIPHDEFGKLVRQGEQIFLDTPTYAKGYAGNGLSCANCHLDRGRRANSAPMWAAYVAYPAYRSKNKHVNTFQERLQGCFKFSMNGKPPAADSEVMNALTTYAYWMAKGAPTGDSKMAGRGYLKLEKPPLQASAERGARVYAANCAVCHGTHGEGQKVSGKYVFPPLWGADSFNWGAGMHRIDTAAGFIKANMPLGKGGSLTDQNAWDVASYMDSQPRPQDPRFKGNVAETRQHFHNENCHYGEAGALQASR
- a CDS encoding c-type cytochrome, producing the protein MRKFLFLSSLALASTLGLAGPASAEEGGQRIATQGNGKGATACMSCHQADGAGLESAGFPRLAGLNPDYLAAQLEAFQTGTRKNPIMTPIAKALSGPERLSVAAYYAAQQAPYKPLSAGVAENARGKALARVGDWRQRDLPACLQCHGPNAAGVGSSFPALAGQHASYIQAQLNAWKQGDRRNDPGGLMKAVADKLDAADIRAVAAYLAVLPAASAVSALSASDSQ
- the gltX gene encoding glutamate--tRNA ligase, producing MTTKTRFAPSPTGLIHLGNLRTALFSWLAAHKLGGKFVLRIEDTDAERSRLEYVTALMADLHWLGLDWQEGPEVEGPQAPYFQSRRDAIYQGFYAVLEAQGNAYPCYCTPEELALSRKLQLSQGRAPRYAGTCRHLDANGRAAHEAVGRQPTLRFRVPDDEEIGFDDAVRGPQRFASADIGDFIIRRADGSPAFFFCNAVDDALMGITLVLRGEDHLSNTPRQILILQALNLPVPQYGHMALIVGEDGQPLSKRNGSRTVEELRASGFFPEALNNYLTRLGHPLESEALLGLEALAAQFKVERLSRSPARFDAQQLAFWQHQALLNLPWQRVWDWMAPEVDGLVPESAREAFVAAVRPNLSIPEDAALWAAVCFGEPAIAPDAEGILQSTSKGFWQFALSGLADSGTDFKALAKSVSALSGQKGKALFLPLRVALTGQTHGPELAALLPLIGGERAAARLHTALEMAHADL